One segment of Bacteroides caecimuris DNA contains the following:
- a CDS encoding VapE domain-containing protein, translating into MAQLKFTSIIIMNNILITTYRGLSLVSGSISIGQMFEFIRGNVYRDRIRRLREAMDEGDTVKADRMKKQLPYHTITATYAKERLAYSLDKYQDIITLDCDDMPAEKLPEFRQLANDCPDTLGSFVSPRMHGLKIFVYLTGKEAEALRAELNALGTVDFTTLERYHHRMYTLASSQYEKLLQTKVDTSGSDPGRGFFVSHDPDAFLSAERLENVKPLTVKVTLPTEEECKKRKRKNPVRRSPLLPVQENASPIDLQVQLDFRKALEYTKRKERLEVGNRDNFFYCLGNQCYHRHITEEEAISLAHSYFGNFPDFNLELPLHNAYQYTSKTDQAEEEKQQPRIYQVIKFMDENYEIRRNVVKEQIEFRKKTPDLPKAQQPPFSTLRTKDINTFYINAQMQKIYSSQANLKALVDSDYAKPFNPFVHYFTSLKPWDGKTDYIGQLTKTVKAADQAFFEDSFRRWLVGMVACAIDDAAQNHQLMLFHGAQGKGKSTFIRHLLPPELKEYYRNGMINPDNKDHLLQMSSCLIINLDEFDTLSSARMQELKSLITQDVINERKVYDIQNYTFIRRASFIASTNNPHCLPDIGENRRILFNTLLEIDYHTPVNHQGIYAQAYALYRQGFQYWYENQEITFLNNRNEAFRQKDPLEENLFFYFRPARKNDIQAKWYPASQLLAILSMNGRTQANAQMKQMLVTVLENNHFESRKNANNITEYCVVEYSAEERNANAKLPLLPVQKGLEF; encoded by the coding sequence TTGGCACAACTTAAATTCACATCAATAATTATAATGAACAACATCCTAATAACCACATACAGAGGGTTATCACTCGTATCGGGAAGCATCAGCATCGGGCAAATGTTCGAATTTATCCGGGGGAATGTCTACCGGGACAGAATCCGGAGACTCCGGGAAGCAATGGACGAAGGAGACACGGTGAAGGCAGACCGCATGAAGAAGCAACTGCCCTACCACACCATCACCGCCACCTACGCCAAGGAAAGGCTGGCCTACAGCCTGGACAAGTATCAGGACATCATCACGCTCGACTGTGACGACATGCCGGCAGAAAAGCTACCGGAATTCCGACAACTGGCGAACGATTGCCCCGACACGCTGGGCAGCTTCGTCAGCCCCCGGATGCACGGGCTGAAAATCTTCGTCTACCTCACCGGCAAGGAAGCGGAAGCCCTGCGCGCCGAACTGAACGCATTGGGAACCGTAGACTTCACCACCCTCGAACGCTACCACCACCGCATGTACACGCTGGCAAGCAGCCAATACGAAAAACTGCTACAGACGAAAGTGGACACCAGCGGAAGCGACCCGGGACGCGGTTTCTTCGTGTCGCACGATCCGGACGCGTTCCTCTCTGCCGAACGGCTGGAAAACGTGAAGCCGCTGACCGTAAAAGTGACTCTGCCCACCGAAGAGGAATGTAAAAAAAGGAAACGCAAGAATCCGGTCCGGCGCTCCCCGCTCCTCCCCGTGCAGGAAAATGCGTCGCCCATCGACCTGCAAGTGCAACTCGACTTCCGCAAGGCGCTGGAGTACACCAAACGCAAAGAACGTCTCGAAGTAGGCAACCGCGACAATTTCTTCTATTGCCTCGGCAACCAGTGTTACCACCGACATATCACGGAAGAGGAAGCCATCAGCCTGGCACACAGCTATTTCGGTAACTTCCCCGATTTCAACCTCGAACTCCCCCTGCACAATGCCTACCAATATACCTCAAAAACCGACCAGGCAGAAGAAGAAAAGCAGCAACCGAGAATCTACCAGGTCATCAAATTTATGGATGAAAACTACGAAATCAGGAGAAACGTGGTGAAAGAGCAAATCGAATTCCGGAAGAAAACACCCGATCTGCCTAAAGCACAACAGCCGCCTTTCAGCACACTGCGCACAAAGGATATCAACACATTCTATATCAACGCACAGATGCAGAAGATATACAGTTCGCAAGCCAATCTGAAAGCACTGGTAGACTCGGACTACGCAAAGCCGTTCAACCCGTTTGTCCATTATTTCACCTCTCTCAAGCCATGGGACGGGAAGACGGACTACATCGGCCAACTGACAAAAACAGTGAAAGCCGCCGACCAGGCTTTTTTTGAAGACAGCTTCCGCCGCTGGCTGGTGGGAATGGTGGCATGTGCCATCGACGACGCAGCGCAAAACCACCAGCTGATGCTGTTCCACGGCGCACAGGGAAAAGGAAAGAGCACGTTTATCCGCCATCTCCTCCCGCCGGAACTGAAGGAGTATTACCGCAACGGCATGATCAACCCCGACAACAAGGACCATCTCCTGCAAATGTCGTCCTGCCTGATCATCAATCTGGATGAGTTTGACACGCTCTCTAGCGCACGCATGCAGGAACTGAAAAGTCTCATCACGCAAGATGTAATAAACGAACGGAAGGTCTACGACATCCAGAATTATACGTTCATCCGCCGCGCATCCTTTATCGCCAGCACCAACAACCCCCACTGTCTGCCGGACATCGGCGAGAACAGGCGTATCCTGTTCAATACGCTGCTCGAAATAGACTATCACACGCCCGTCAACCACCAAGGGATATATGCACAAGCATACGCCCTCTACCGGCAGGGATTCCAATATTGGTACGAAAACCAGGAGATCACGTTTCTCAACAACCGCAACGAGGCGTTCCGCCAAAAAGACCCGTTGGAAGAGAACCTTTTCTTCTATTTCCGCCCCGCCAGAAAAAACGATATACAGGCAAAATGGTATCCTGCCTCACAGCTGCTGGCAATATTGAGCATGAACGGGCGCACACAGGCAAACGCACAGATGAAACAAATGCTGGTCACGGTGCTGGAAAACAACCATTTCGAATCACGGAAAAACGCCAACAACATCACGGAATATTGTGTGGTGGAATACTCGGCGGAAGAGCGCAACGCAAATGCAAAACTTCCACTGCTTCCGGTGCAGAAGGGGTTGGAGTTCTAG
- a CDS encoding DUF4248 domain-containing protein, producing the protein MKAVKEEMAEEPFAIRPYLKSELAHLYNPYVPLVYAMRKMREWIRNNKELYDAMYSGGEGKNDHAYSARQVRLIVKYLDEP; encoded by the coding sequence ATGAAAGCTGTAAAAGAAGAGATGGCGGAGGAGCCGTTTGCCATACGTCCGTATTTGAAATCGGAGCTGGCACATTTGTACAATCCTTATGTACCGTTGGTGTATGCCATGCGGAAAATGAGGGAGTGGATCAGAAATAACAAGGAATTGTATGATGCAATGTATAGCGGAGGCGAAGGAAAAAACGACCACGCTTATAGTGCAAGGCAAGTACGGCTCATCGTGAAGTATCTCGACGAACCATGA
- a CDS encoding HU family DNA-binding protein — protein MAIPFKRMGRKDPRKADGVVKYHPQLVTQGQSVDLYKLAHTMKEKSSLSLGDIQSVLTNFVEAMRAALFDGKSVNIHNFGVFSLSATTRGVDTKDECTMKNIKAVHINFRPSSSVRPNLTSTLAGEKIEFLDLDAPKKKKDEGEDPGDEGNGEDIGGGNGGGSGEAPDPAA, from the coding sequence ATGGCAATACCATTTAAAAGAATGGGTCGTAAAGACCCGAGAAAGGCTGACGGGGTGGTGAAGTATCATCCGCAACTTGTGACGCAGGGACAGAGTGTAGACCTGTATAAACTCGCTCACACGATGAAAGAGAAAAGTTCCTTGTCGCTGGGCGACATTCAGAGCGTACTGACCAATTTTGTAGAAGCGATGCGTGCGGCGCTGTTCGACGGTAAATCCGTCAATATCCATAATTTTGGTGTATTCAGCCTTTCCGCTACCACGCGGGGAGTGGACACGAAAGATGAGTGTACGATGAAGAACATCAAAGCGGTGCATATCAATTTCCGTCCTTCGAGCAGTGTCCGTCCTAATCTGACATCGACTCTTGCCGGTGAGAAAATCGAGTTTCTGGACCTCGACGCGCCCAAGAAGAAGAAAGACGAGGGCGAAGATCCCGGTGATGAAGGCAACGGAGAAGATATCGGTGGAGGCAATGGAGGCGGTAGCGGTGAGGCTCCGGATCCGGCAGCTTAG
- a CDS encoding N-acetylmuramoyl-L-alanine amidase, translated as MIRKIDLIVIHCSATRADRSLTPDDLETQHRRRGFNGTGYHHYIRKDGTVHLTRPIERIGAHAKGFNAHSVGVCYEGGLDVHGSPADTRTPEQRASLKLLVHQLLKAFPGSRVCGHRDLSPDRNGNGEIEPEEWIKACPCFEVKAEF; from the coding sequence ATGATAAGAAAGATTGATTTGATCGTGATCCACTGTTCCGCCACTCGTGCCGACCGTTCTCTCACGCCGGATGACTTGGAAACGCAACACCGTCGGCGTGGGTTTAACGGAACAGGTTATCACCACTACATCCGCAAAGACGGAACCGTGCACCTCACCCGACCGATTGAACGTATCGGCGCGCATGCGAAAGGATTCAACGCTCACTCGGTAGGCGTCTGCTATGAAGGCGGTTTGGATGTCCACGGCTCTCCGGCAGACACGCGGACACCGGAACAGCGGGCGTCACTCAAGCTGCTGGTTCATCAATTGCTCAAGGCTTTTCCCGGTAGCCGGGTGTGCGGTCACCGCGATTTAAGTCCCGACCGCAATGGAAACGGGGAGATTGAGCCGGAAGAGTGGATCAAGGCGTGCCCGTGCTTCGAGGTGAAGGCGGAGTTTTGA
- a CDS encoding smalltalk protein has translation MAVKKSLWDMILKVVIAVASAVAGVLGGNAMNL, from the coding sequence ATGGCAGTCAAGAAATCCCTTTGGGATATGATTTTGAAAGTAGTCATCGCAGTGGCGTCGGCAGTAGCAGGCGTATTGGGCGGTAATGCGATGAATCTGTAA
- a CDS encoding leucine-rich repeat protein encodes MKIKILLISFLLAANALGAAAQVSKTYYVSKPGTLISMMTEEEANSITHLTLTGKLNAEDFRHLRDEFENLKVLDISNAEIKMYSGKAGTYPNGKFYIYMPNFIPAYAFSNVVDGAAKGKATLEKVILSEKTKNIEDAAFKGCENLKICQVRKKTAPNLLPEALADSVTAIFVPLGSSDAYRNKDRWQNFAFIEGEPVETTLQVGAMGKLEEEILKAGLQPGDINFLTVEGKLDNADFQLIRNYMPNLVSVDISKTNATAIPDFTFAQKKYLLNIKLPHNLKSIGQRVFSSCGRLCGTLELPASVTAIEFGAFMGCERLRCVSATGNKITTLGDHLFGEGVPSKLVYKK; translated from the coding sequence ATGAAAATTAAAATCCTATTGATAAGTTTCTTATTGGCGGCTAATGCGTTAGGAGCAGCCGCCCAAGTGAGTAAAACGTATTATGTGAGCAAACCCGGCACGCTGATTTCCATGATGACGGAAGAGGAAGCCAACAGCATCACCCATCTCACGCTGACCGGCAAACTGAACGCGGAGGACTTCCGCCATCTCCGCGACGAATTTGAGAATCTGAAAGTATTGGATATTTCGAACGCCGAAATCAAGATGTACAGCGGAAAAGCAGGCACGTATCCCAACGGGAAATTCTATATTTATATGCCGAATTTCATTCCTGCATACGCTTTCTCGAACGTGGTGGACGGAGCTGCAAAAGGCAAAGCCACGCTGGAGAAAGTGATTCTTTCGGAGAAAACAAAGAATATCGAAGATGCCGCCTTCAAAGGTTGCGAGAACCTGAAAATCTGCCAAGTCCGCAAGAAGACAGCTCCCAACCTGTTGCCGGAAGCGTTGGCAGACAGCGTTACCGCTATCTTCGTCCCCCTGGGCAGCAGCGACGCTTACCGCAACAAGGACAGATGGCAGAACTTTGCGTTTATCGAGGGGGAACCGGTAGAAACTACCCTGCAAGTGGGCGCCATGGGCAAACTGGAAGAAGAGATTCTGAAAGCGGGACTGCAACCCGGAGACATCAACTTCCTGACCGTTGAGGGCAAGCTGGACAACGCCGACTTCCAACTGATCCGCAATTATATGCCGAACCTCGTCTCCGTCGATATTTCCAAAACGAACGCAACGGCTATCCCCGACTTCACTTTCGCACAAAAGAAGTATCTGCTGAATATAAAATTGCCTCATAATCTGAAATCTATCGGACAGCGGGTGTTTAGCAGCTGCGGCCGCCTCTGCGGCACGTTGGAGCTGCCCGCCAGTGTGACGGCTATCGAGTTCGGTGCTTTTATGGGATGCGAACGTCTTCGCTGTGTGTCGGCTACCGGAAACAAGATTACGACGCTGGGCGATCATTTGTTCGGGGAGGGAGTTCCGAGCAAGTTGGTTTATAAGAAATAA
- a CDS encoding CPBP family intramembrane glutamic endopeptidase produces MEADNMAGGKEPRRLPVWACIPLFIVILFILLGLYGALARGCLSLIPGGVEACQPDVEARQPGVVGYIILEASMLLAVLTAALPMLRLERRPFSDLGLSLRGHVKGVWYGFLMAILLYLSGFGISLILGEIEVTGFQFEPLELLGSWVFFLLVALFEEILMRGYILGRLLHTTMNKFAALFVSAALFAFMHIFNPEIAFLPMLNLLLAGVLLGASYLYTRNLCFPVSLHLFWNWIQGPILGYQVSGNNFITSVLTLRMPEENVLNGGAFGFEGSLICTVLMIVCTILIVWWGEKQEAISLAAPRSC; encoded by the coding sequence ATGGAGGCAGACAACATGGCTGGGGGCAAAGAACCCCGAAGACTTCCTGTGTGGGCTTGTATCCCGCTGTTTATTGTGATACTTTTCATCCTTCTCGGATTGTATGGTGCGCTGGCGCGCGGATGTTTGTCGTTGATTCCGGGAGGTGTGGAAGCCTGTCAGCCAGATGTGGAAGCCCGTCAGCCGGGAGTGGTGGGATACATTATCCTCGAAGCCAGTATGCTGCTTGCCGTTCTCACCGCCGCCCTTCCCATGCTCCGCCTCGAACGCCGCCCGTTTTCTGATTTGGGACTCTCCTTAAGAGGACACGTCAAGGGGGTGTGGTATGGCTTCCTGATGGCAATCCTGCTCTATCTGTCCGGCTTCGGAATCTCGCTCATTCTGGGAGAAATAGAAGTCACCGGTTTCCAGTTCGAGCCGTTAGAGCTGCTGGGCTCGTGGGTGTTTTTCCTGCTGGTCGCCTTGTTCGAAGAAATACTGATGCGCGGCTATATCCTCGGACGCCTGCTGCACACTACCATGAATAAATTCGCGGCACTTTTCGTCTCGGCAGCGTTGTTCGCCTTTATGCACATCTTCAATCCCGAAATCGCTTTCCTGCCCATGCTCAACCTGTTGCTGGCAGGCGTGCTGCTGGGAGCTTCCTATCTCTATACGCGCAACCTGTGTTTCCCTGTCTCGCTCCATCTTTTCTGGAATTGGATTCAAGGCCCCATCCTCGGTTATCAGGTAAGTGGAAACAACTTCATCACCAGTGTGCTGACTTTGCGCATGCCCGAAGAAAACGTGCTGAATGGCGGAGCCTTCGGTTTTGAAGGCTCGCTCATCTGCACCGTACTTATGATTGTATGTACGATTCTGATCGTGTGGTGGGGAGAGAAACAAGAAGCAATCAGTCTTGCGGCACCCCGATCATGCTAA
- a CDS encoding Tex family protein has product MELFHKMISGFLGIPERQISSTLHLLGEGATIPFISRYRKEATGGLDEVQIEQIKEQHDKLCDIVKRKETILTTITEQGKLTAELEKRINDTWSPTELEDIYLPYKPKRKTRAEVARQKGLEPLATILLLQRENNLSAKAASFVKGEVKDMEDALKGARDIIAEQVNEDERARNAVRNQFGRRAEITAKLVKGKEEEAAKYRDYFDFSEPLKRCTSHRLLAIRRAESEGLLKVSIQPDDEACIERLERQFVRGNNECSRQVGEATTDAYKRLLKPSIETEFAAQSKEKADDEAIRVFTENLRQLLLAAPLGQKRVLAIDPGFRTGCKVVCLDAQSNLLHNENIYPHPPVGKTGEAASKLRKMIEAYQIEAISIGNGTASRETEDFINSQSFDRQIPVFVVSEQGASIYSASKIARDEFPDYDVTVRGAVSIGRRLMDPLAELVKIDPKSIGVGQYQHDVDQAKLKKALDQTVENCVNLVGVNLNTASSHLLTYISGLGPQLAQNIVNYRAENGAFSSRKELMKVPRMGAKAFEQCAGFLRIPGAKNPLDRTAVHPESYHIVEQMAKDLKCTIDELIADKELRRKIRISDYITPTVGLPTLQDILQELDKPGRDPRKAIKVFEFDKNVRTIADLREGMILPGIVGNITNFGAFVDIGIKENGLVHLSQLAERFISDPTEVVSIHQHVMVRVMSVDDARKRIQLSMIGVPQD; this is encoded by the coding sequence ATGGAATTATTTCACAAGATGATTTCCGGATTTTTGGGCATACCGGAAAGACAAATAAGCAGCACGCTCCATCTTTTGGGCGAAGGTGCTACGATTCCTTTCATCAGCCGATACCGCAAGGAAGCCACTGGCGGGCTGGATGAGGTGCAGATAGAGCAGATCAAAGAGCAACACGATAAGTTGTGCGACATCGTCAAACGGAAAGAAACGATTCTCACCACCATCACCGAACAGGGCAAACTGACTGCCGAACTGGAGAAGCGCATCAACGACACCTGGAGCCCTACGGAGCTGGAAGATATATACCTCCCTTACAAACCCAAGCGGAAGACACGTGCCGAAGTGGCCCGCCAGAAAGGACTGGAGCCGCTTGCCACCATCCTGCTGTTGCAACGGGAAAACAACCTTAGCGCCAAAGCCGCTTCCTTTGTGAAAGGCGAAGTGAAAGACATGGAAGATGCGCTGAAAGGTGCGCGCGACATTATCGCGGAGCAGGTGAACGAAGACGAGCGTGCCCGTAACGCCGTACGTAACCAGTTCGGGCGACGGGCAGAGATTACGGCAAAACTAGTCAAAGGAAAAGAGGAAGAAGCAGCAAAATACCGCGATTATTTCGATTTCTCCGAGCCACTGAAACGTTGCACGTCTCACCGTCTGCTCGCCATCCGCCGGGCAGAGTCGGAAGGGTTGCTGAAAGTGTCTATCCAACCCGACGACGAGGCATGCATCGAACGTTTGGAACGCCAATTCGTACGTGGCAACAACGAATGTAGCCGTCAAGTGGGCGAAGCCACAACGGATGCTTACAAACGTCTGCTCAAGCCTTCCATCGAAACAGAATTTGCCGCCCAATCCAAAGAGAAAGCCGACGACGAAGCGATTCGCGTATTTACCGAAAACCTCCGCCAGCTCCTTCTCGCTGCGCCGTTGGGACAAAAACGGGTGCTCGCCATCGACCCCGGATTCCGTACCGGATGTAAGGTGGTTTGCCTCGATGCGCAAAGCAATCTGTTGCACAATGAGAATATCTATCCGCACCCTCCTGTCGGCAAGACCGGCGAGGCTGCTTCGAAACTTCGCAAGATGATTGAGGCGTACCAGATAGAAGCCATCTCCATCGGCAACGGAACGGCAAGCCGGGAGACGGAAGATTTCATCAACAGTCAGAGTTTCGACCGCCAGATCCCCGTGTTTGTAGTCAGCGAGCAGGGTGCTTCCATTTATTCGGCCTCCAAAATTGCCCGCGACGAGTTTCCGGATTACGACGTAACGGTGCGTGGGGCAGTCTCCATCGGGCGCCGCCTGATGGACCCGTTGGCAGAGTTGGTGAAGATAGATCCCAAGTCTATCGGCGTGGGTCAGTACCAGCACGATGTAGACCAGGCGAAGCTGAAGAAAGCACTCGACCAGACGGTAGAAAACTGTGTGAACCTGGTCGGGGTAAATCTGAATACGGCAAGCAGTCATCTGCTTACTTATATTTCCGGTTTGGGTCCGCAACTGGCACAGAACATTGTCAATTACCGGGCAGAGAACGGAGCTTTCAGTTCGCGGAAAGAACTGATGAAAGTGCCGCGCATGGGCGCCAAAGCCTTCGAGCAATGTGCCGGATTTCTTCGCATCCCCGGAGCTAAAAATCCGTTGGACCGCACCGCCGTGCATCCGGAAAGCTACCACATCGTAGAGCAAATGGCAAAAGACCTGAAATGCACCATCGACGAGTTGATAGCCGACAAGGAACTCCGCCGGAAGATCCGTATTTCCGACTACATCACTCCCACCGTCGGACTACCTACCCTACAGGACATCCTGCAAGAGCTCGACAAGCCGGGACGTGACCCGCGCAAGGCTATCAAAGTCTTCGAGTTCGACAAGAACGTACGCACCATAGCCGATTTGCGCGAAGGGATGATTCTTCCGGGCATTGTAGGCAATATCACCAATTTCGGGGCGTTTGTCGATATCGGAATTAAGGAGAACGGCCTTGTACACCTTTCTCAATTGGCGGAACGGTTCATTTCCGACCCGACAGAAGTGGTGTCCATCCACCAGCACGTCATGGTGAGGGTGATGAGTGTAGATGATGCCCGCAAACGGATTCAGCTTAGCATGATCGGGGTGCCGCAAGACTGA
- a CDS encoding helix-turn-helix domain-containing protein: MDIQSVPKVGISSVVHSKHIDAGNIDVVDNDIAFFDTESVISLYNGPTKLEVLTVGLCLEGTGTFKISLREFQLCPGRMVIALPNQIVEQRHFSHDFKAIFFAVSKNLLEALPKLGNVLSLFFYLKDYPCFDLTPHEQEVVKEYHAFIRKRLRNKEALYRREVVTGLMQGFFFELCTVFANHAPANAATIKNKSRKEYIFERFYESLVESYQSERSVKYYADQLCLTPKHLSGVVKEVSGKTVGEWIDELVVLEAKALLNSSSMNIQEIADRLNFANQSFFGKYFKHYTGMSPKEYRKSR, encoded by the coding sequence ATGGATATTCAAAGTGTTCCGAAAGTAGGTATTTCTTCGGTAGTTCATTCTAAACATATAGATGCCGGCAACATTGATGTTGTTGATAACGATATAGCGTTTTTCGATACGGAGAGCGTTATATCGTTGTATAACGGACCTACCAAACTGGAAGTGTTGACAGTGGGGCTTTGCCTGGAGGGTACCGGTACCTTTAAGATCAGCCTGCGCGAATTTCAATTGTGTCCCGGACGGATGGTAATAGCACTGCCTAATCAGATTGTTGAGCAGCGGCATTTCAGTCACGATTTTAAAGCCATTTTCTTTGCTGTGTCGAAGAACTTGCTGGAGGCGTTGCCTAAGCTCGGAAATGTGCTTTCTTTGTTTTTCTATCTGAAAGATTATCCGTGTTTCGATCTCACTCCGCACGAGCAGGAGGTGGTGAAGGAGTATCACGCGTTTATCAGGAAACGGTTGAGGAATAAGGAAGCTTTATACCGTAGGGAAGTGGTAACGGGACTGATGCAGGGGTTCTTTTTCGAGCTTTGCACTGTTTTTGCTAATCATGCGCCCGCAAACGCTGCTACGATCAAGAATAAAAGCCGGAAAGAGTATATCTTCGAACGCTTTTATGAGTCTCTGGTGGAGTCTTACCAGTCTGAGCGCAGCGTAAAATACTATGCCGACCAACTGTGTCTGACGCCGAAACATCTTTCGGGAGTAGTGAAAGAGGTCAGCGGGAAAACGGTGGGAGAGTGGATTGACGAGCTGGTGGTTCTGGAAGCGAAAGCCCTCCTGAATTCTTCAAGTATGAATATACAAGAGATTGCCGACCGGCTGAATTTTGCAAACCAGTCTTTCTTCGGGAAATACTTCAAGCATTACACCGGTATGTCTCCTAAAGAATACCGGAAAAGCCGCTAA
- a CDS encoding Crp/Fnr family transcriptional regulator, whose amino-acid sequence MDTLLRETVNAVVNSRFPEMSIEGRRQIESILIREEFPKGAIALNEGEVANEIVFVGKGMLRQYYYKNGKDVTEHFSYEGCIVMCIESFLKQVPTRLMVETLEPSIIYLFPRDMIQKLARENWEINMFYQKILEYSLIVSQIKADSWRFESARERYNLLLETHPEIVKRAPLAHIASYLLMTPETLSRVRSGVL is encoded by the coding sequence ATGGATACACTATTAAGAGAAACTGTAAATGCTGTTGTCAATTCCCGCTTTCCGGAGATGAGTATAGAAGGAAGACGGCAGATAGAAAGCATACTGATTCGTGAAGAGTTTCCCAAAGGAGCCATAGCACTCAACGAAGGAGAAGTAGCCAACGAAATTGTTTTTGTAGGAAAAGGTATGCTTAGGCAATACTATTACAAAAACGGGAAAGACGTGACCGAGCATTTCTCATACGAAGGATGTATCGTGATGTGCATTGAAAGTTTTCTGAAGCAAGTACCCACCCGGCTAATGGTGGAAACTCTTGAACCTTCCATTATCTACTTATTCCCCCGCGACATGATACAAAAATTAGCGAGGGAGAACTGGGAAATCAACATGTTCTATCAAAAGATATTGGAGTACTCTTTAATCGTATCACAGATTAAAGCAGACTCCTGGCGTTTCGAATCCGCTCGCGAACGTTATAACCTCTTGCTCGAAACACATCCGGAAATCGTCAAACGTGCGCCTTTGGCACACATCGCTTCCTATCTTCTGATGACACCGGAGACACTAAGCCGTGTACGCTCCGGCGTTCTATGA